Below is a window of Flavobacterium sp. CFS9 DNA.
ATTTTAGAGTATCACCAATTTTCAAGTTATCAGTTATTGATAAATTGTTTTCTAAGGACATTTCAAAAATATTGTCGATTGTACCTGTCATTTCAACTGTTTTATCCAGTAAACTTTGACCTTGATAAATACTACTTTCCATATTCAGCTTCAATTTTAAAAGGTTTGTTTTCAAAAAGATCAAGCTTTGTCACAATAAGATTGTCTTTTTTTAGATGTTCTCTGATTCGATGTCTAAAAACCAGATAATCTTCACTTAGAGCAATATCCTGAATACCCACACCAAGATCAGGTCTGAATTTCAACTCTCCCTGATGCGACATAAGCATTATTGCGATATTTTGCTCCAAAGTTTTACCGGTTACCAGACCGCGAACAATTTTGTTGTCTGTATTTCGAACAGGAACTATTTTTAAATCCATTACAGTTCCCTGGTCATTATTATCAATTAACTGAATGCCTCGATCTTTCATGATTAACTTATACCTCCGGTTCCGGTTCCAGTCTGAGCGAGTGCCGTACCCGTTGTTGAAACTGTAACTGTCACCGTTCCTGATTTAACAAATGTTTCAATTTCATCACTTAGACGGGTTGCAAACTCATCAATTGAATTTTCTTCTTTTGAAAGCATGTCGGTCATTAATGCTTTAATTGCTGTTTTTAATCCTGCTTTGTTTAATGCCATTTTAATTGCTGTTTAAAAGGGTTTTAAATTTGTTGTCCAATTCAATTAGTTTACCTTTTGTTGTTGGAGATATACTGCCGCTTCCGGCAGGTGTAACAATGATCGCGTTTTGAATTTCACTGATCAGAGAAGAAACCAATTTGCCTAAACTTTCACTACCATTTTTTAAAGTCAATTTCCCTTCAGTGGCATCAATTTTAAATTCAAAATTTCCTTTTTTGTATAACATGCTGTCAAAGTGATCAGCTTTCATTACAATGAGTCCTGAAAGCTCACCTGTTTGACTGATCAGTACTACAAACGAACCAATTTGAGGAACCATTAGAAAAACATCTTCACTCTCATTTATTGTCGCACATAGCCGTACATCATCAATAACAAGTCCGCTGTCCAACTTCACCGTACATGTTGTATTCTCAACTGATACTACTTCAGCAGTAAAAGGCAGATTTTGATTAACGCCTAAAGCATCACGTAACGCCTGTTTTATTTGTGCCGGTTTGTCCATTACTCTTCAGATTCTTGCAATAACTGTTTTGAGTTATCAGTCATGTACTTTGAAACATTTTTGTATGCTTCAGAAGTTGATTTGTTATCAAATCCACGAAATTTAACTCGTGCCGGATAAGCCGAAACTATTTTCTCTTTTTCTTCTTCAGAAACATTTATCACAATTGCCCATCCGAAAATGTGTAGAAACTGATTTACTAGTAATAGCAAACCTGTTTTTCTAAATTCTTCCCAAGTTTTTTCTGTTATCATACACTTAGTTTTACTCCTAACTTTACTGTTCTTTTAAAACCGCTTTCATTGATTGAGGTTGTAACGCCTACTGCGTAATATTTTCCGTCCTTTTCCGGGTAATCTTCGTCTTTTATTTTAACTGAATATGTTGGTTGTACAAATGGAATTGCCCAACCGTCAATACTTCCCTCGTACATATCTGCTGAACGTCTTATAAGCTCAGCATTTGCTATTTTCTTTAAATCAGCAGTACTGACAGAACCTACTTTTAAGGTGATCTTATCACCTCCGGTGGTACCAGTTGTATAACTTTCAATCTTCCCGGAAAGGTTTGTTTTCTCAACAGTAACCTCGACCTTTCGATCGATAGCCTTTTTATAGTCCAGGGCACTATTTTCAATGTTGCGTTGCATTGAGTAAATTGCTTCACCTCCTTTTTCAATATAGGGTGGGTGTATGTGCAGTTCTTTCTTTTCTGTATTGAAATAGATGTTTGCTTTTGTTTCTTCAGCAAGCTTTTTCAAAACATCGTATGCCGTTGCCTGGTGAATGGTAAATTTTTCATAGGTAATGTCATAATCACACATTAGTTTGTACGATGGATCAATCTGATCAATTAAAAGCTGCGCGAGCTTTGGCAGGGAGGTAGGTTTTAAAACGACATCCTTGACCGTTTTTCTAAATAGAAAAAGAGCATCTTCACAATTGATTTTTAAAGAATTGTCTTTGTTGGTAACATCTTCAACATATCCCACAAATTCAGTTCTTAAATCATCGTCATATCCTGCTTTTATGATTACTTCAGAACCGCGTTTCACCTCATTTCCAATATTGAATACCTGGTTCATGAAAGCTTCAGGAAGCGTGATAACTGCTTTGTCACTTAAATTATCAACACTACATTCAATGTCAATTGATTCGACTGTCTGAAGAGAATAAACTTTACCCTCTGTTTTAAATCTGATATTCCAATTAATCAAATACATTTAAAAATCTTCCGGTATTAAAAGTTCATAAGAATAATCACTAGTTAATTTTAACTCATAGGCTTGAACATTTTCGCCTTTGGTAAATGGAAAACTATAATCATCAACAACAATTTTATTAATACCTAACAACTCCAATGGATGACATGAAATGTGAATTTCTTTCGCATACTTTAAAAATTCAAACAATTTTACAAACTGCTCTCTTGGAAAGCAATCTTCCGGTTTTCCCTGCATAATGCTACCAATGAGTACCCCAGTTACTGTAATTTCAAAGTCTTTTCTGTTCCAACGTTCTTTTATTGTTCCGATCAGCTTGTCTCCCTGTTTGGCAACATTTCGTTTTATAATATTGTTTCCTGAACTGATATTAATCATCGGTTCATACGGGAAAAGCCATCTTTGACCATTTTCAGTGAATGAAAAACTTAGGGGAAAAAACTGCTTTTGTTCCTCAACACCATCATTAACTGTCCAGTTGCCTTCTGCATTTATTGCGTGTCCTGGCTTAATGGAAACGTTATTTGGATTATTCTTTACCGGGACAAAAGGAATAACCGGAAGAACCTTACTAGCTAAATCATTATTAATGATATTGGTGTTCTGAAGTAGGTTAACTGCGCGGCTTCCCATTAAAGACGCAAATAGTAAATCTTGATTGTCTAAAGTCATATTATCCTGTGGCACTTGCGGCCATTGCTAATGTTCTTAATATTTCATCGGCTACACCTTCGCCTGATTGTTTTGCCGTATCTTTTCCTCCGCTCACCGTATCGGCTTTAAGTCCAATTAACTGCTCAACTTTTATAGTGATGTAATTGTGCTTAGTTCCTCCGGTGGCAACCGCTTCATTATTCTTTTTCATGCTTTCACCTCCCTGACCGGTATTCTGACCACCTCCCAAGTTAGCTCCCGGAATACCTGGACTTGAAATACCGCCTTCTTCTTCCTCCTTGGGCTTCTTTTTCCACTTTACCGAATCAAAGGCAGCTTTAAATTCTCCTGCGGCCTGCTTTGTAGTGTTGTATGCTTTTTTGTAGCCATCAGCAATTGATTTTTTTCGGGCTTCAACCTGAGCGTTTAACTGCGAAATCTGAGCGTTATTTTCTGCCTTGTTTCCTAATCCAACGGCATTTTTAAATTTGTACCAGGCTATTTGTATTTTGTTGATCCCAATCATAAAACCGTTGATCATCAGATTAAAATTTGCCTTAATGGTTTGTATGTAGGCCAGAAACAATAATTTTGCTCCATTGATGGTATGTTTCCAGGCTTTTCCCCAACCTTCTGTTTTAGAGACCACCAACGCAATCACAGCAATTAAAGCAATAACACCCGCAACAATCAATACAATTGGGTTCATGGCCATAACAGCATTGAAAGCTGTTTGTACAGCAGTCCAGGCTGTAGTTGCTCCGGTCATAATTGTAGTCCATAGTGCCTGCAACTTTGTGGCACTAGTCACTACTGATAGAACTTTGCCGGCTCCTGAAATCAGCGGCATTAGATTAGCAAAATCTTGTGCAGTCGTGCCTACTACATTGGCATAACCTAACCAACCGTTTGTGCCGTTAAACAACGAAATTTTAAAATCGTCGATTTGTGCCTGAAGTCTCTTGTTTTTTTCCAGTGGGCTTTCCATTATAATGGCAGCCTGTTCATAAGCAACATTTGTTCCGGTTACGGCGGTTGTCAATCGCTCTGCCTCAGTAATATTGGAGATCATTGCAATTGCGGCATTACTATTTTCCTTTCCGAATAATTTTGTAACCAATGCCTGGTCATTCATTATATTTCTTAAAGGTTTAA
It encodes the following:
- a CDS encoding DUF6046 domain-containing protein; the encoded protein is MTLDNQDLLFASLMGSRAVNLLQNTNIINNDLASKVLPVIPFVPVKNNPNNVSIKPGHAINAEGNWTVNDGVEEQKQFFPLSFSFTENGQRWLFPYEPMINISSGNNIIKRNVAKQGDKLIGTIKERWNRKDFEITVTGVLIGSIMQGKPEDCFPREQFVKLFEFLKYAKEIHISCHPLELLGINKIVVDDYSFPFTKGENVQAYELKLTSDYSYELLIPEDF
- a CDS encoding phage tail tape measure protein produces the protein MSNTLSYMIQINSNVDKAAARFTSFSNKVQKEVDKIQKKLNSITLESFINNVNSAAAGITSFNEPGMKLSTSMYDLQAITGVAGAKLKEIEGYARQNAKTFGGDAAESAESYKLILSQLSPEIGKVPKALKAMGKETSVTSKLMGGDAVAATNVLTTAMNQYQVSLEDPIKAAKEMGKMNNVMAASAKEGSAELPQIAQALEQSGLAAKTANVSFEETNAWIQVLDKNGKKGAEGGVALRNVMATLAQGRFLPKDVKAELKAAGVNINTLTNNSLSLADRIKPLRNIMNDQALVTKLFGKENSNAAIAMISNITEAERLTTAVTGTNVAYEQAAIIMESPLEKNKRLQAQIDDFKISLFNGTNGWLGYANVVGTTAQDFANLMPLISGAGKVLSVVTSATKLQALWTTIMTGATTAWTAVQTAFNAVMAMNPIVLIVAGVIALIAVIALVVSKTEGWGKAWKHTINGAKLLFLAYIQTIKANFNLMINGFMIGINKIQIAWYKFKNAVGLGNKAENNAQISQLNAQVEARKKSIADGYKKAYNTTKQAAGEFKAAFDSVKWKKKPKEEEEGGISSPGIPGANLGGGQNTGQGGESMKKNNEAVATGGTKHNYITIKVEQLIGLKADTVSGGKDTAKQSGEGVADEILRTLAMAASATG